Proteins found in one Labrenzia sp. VG12 genomic segment:
- a CDS encoding MarR family winged helix-turn-helix transcriptional regulator: protein MSEQNDTQTIRDLVDRLTRLHAAEEWNGPLNPSQFAALSYLARANRFSRAPSHVADFLATTRGTASQTLKALARKDLIEETRSETDKRSIRYDVTTEGRSLLSAPSELDDVVSRLPAEVAASLAGSLKSLVLTMLHHRGGRSFGICNTCRHHETDGTKGYCRLLQVPLTASETSQLCHEHAS, encoded by the coding sequence ATGAGCGAGCAAAACGACACCCAGACGATCCGCGACCTGGTCGACCGGTTGACGCGCCTGCATGCGGCAGAAGAGTGGAACGGCCCCCTGAACCCGTCGCAATTTGCTGCACTCAGCTATCTTGCGCGGGCCAACCGTTTCTCGCGCGCGCCTTCCCATGTCGCCGATTTTCTGGCGACGACCCGCGGCACGGCCTCACAGACCCTGAAGGCGCTGGCACGCAAGGATCTGATTGAGGAAACCCGCTCGGAAACCGACAAGCGCAGCATTCGATACGACGTGACTACAGAAGGTCGCTCGCTGCTTTCAGCACCGTCGGAGCTGGACGATGTGGTGTCCCGGTTACCGGCAGAGGTTGCGGCTTCTCTTGCCGGCTCGCTGAAATCACTGGTGCTGACAATGCTGCATCACCGGGGTGGCCGGTCCTTCGGCATCTGCAACACCTGCCGCCATCACGAGACGGACGGCACGAAGGGGTATTGCCGGTTGTTGCAAGTCCCGCTGACGGCCTCTGAAACCAGCCAGCTTTGCCATGAACACGCCTCCTGA
- a CDS encoding 50S ribosomal protein L25/general stress protein Ctc — protein MASSYELKASARERVGKGAARALRREGLLPAVIYGDKKPALPITIPVKETTITLHKGGFTSQIGTINIDGEKHRVIAKDYQLHPVRDDVLHVDFLRVAKGATLTVEIPVHFLNEETCPGLKKGGVLNIVRHTVEMTVPADSIPEALEIDLAEAQPGDSLHISAVKLPEGCEPTITDRDFTIATIAAPAGVQEAEEGEEGGEAEATEAEGE, from the coding sequence ATGGCTTCCAGCTATGAGCTGAAGGCGTCGGCACGGGAACGGGTGGGCAAGGGGGCCGCTCGGGCACTGCGTCGCGAAGGCCTTCTCCCCGCCGTGATCTACGGCGACAAGAAACCTGCCCTGCCGATCACCATTCCGGTGAAGGAAACCACGATCACCCTGCACAAGGGTGGCTTCACCTCGCAGATCGGCACGATCAACATCGATGGCGAGAAGCACCGTGTCATCGCCAAGGACTATCAGCTGCATCCGGTACGCGACGACGTCCTGCATGTCGATTTCCTGCGTGTTGCCAAGGGCGCAACGCTGACCGTTGAAATCCCGGTTCACTTCCTGAACGAAGAAACCTGCCCGGGCCTCAAGAAGGGCGGCGTTCTGAACATTGTCCGCCACACGGTTGAAATGACCGTTCCGGCCGACAGCATTCCGGAAGCTCTGGAAATCGACCTGGCCGAAGCACAGCCGGGCGACAGCCTGCACATTTCCGCAGTCAAGCTGCCGGAAGGTTGTGAGCCGACCATCACCGACCGCGACTTCACCATCGCAACGATTGCTGCGCCGGCCGGCGTGCAAGAAGCTGAAGAAGGCGAAGAAGGCGGCGAAGCAGAAGCTACGGAAGCCGAAGGCGAATAA
- a CDS encoding MOSC domain-containing protein codes for MTETATILGLFLGKPEQRWDGKDPSAIRKTLADGVLQVTRTGLAGDQQADLAVHGGPEKALHIYPSEHYAHWREVFPEKSEIYRNGGFGENLSTQGFTEADLCIGDIFSAGSARLQISQGRQPCWKLNLHTDNPAQAASFQKTARTGWYFRVLEEGTLEAGDTIEVIDRPCPDWNLREVILARFNPRLDSETATTLSQLEELAEPWRASFAKKVDPNFREDISRRLPNGA; via the coding sequence ATGACTGAAACAGCAACAATCCTTGGTCTTTTCCTCGGCAAACCGGAACAGCGCTGGGACGGCAAGGACCCCTCCGCCATCCGCAAGACCCTCGCAGATGGCGTTCTTCAGGTGACACGGACCGGCCTTGCCGGAGACCAGCAGGCGGACCTTGCCGTTCACGGCGGACCGGAAAAGGCCCTGCACATTTACCCGTCCGAACATTATGCCCATTGGCGCGAGGTGTTTCCGGAGAAAAGCGAGATCTACCGGAACGGTGGATTTGGCGAGAATCTTTCCACGCAAGGGTTCACCGAAGCAGATCTCTGTATCGGCGACATATTCAGCGCCGGGAGTGCGCGGCTGCAGATCTCGCAAGGCCGCCAGCCCTGCTGGAAGCTCAATCTGCACACGGACAACCCCGCCCAGGCTGCATCTTTCCAGAAGACCGCAAGGACCGGCTGGTATTTCCGGGTGCTGGAAGAGGGCACGCTGGAAGCGGGCGACACGATCGAGGTCATCGACCGACCCTGCCCCGACTGGAACCTGCGCGAGGTCATCCTCGCCCGCTTCAATCCACGGCTGGACTCCGAGACAGCAACGACCCTGTCGCAACTTGAAGAGCTTGCCGAACCCTGGAGGGCGTCCTTTGCCAAGAAAGTCGACCCGAATTTCAGGGAAGACATTTCCAGGCGGCTGCCAAACGGCGCCTAG
- a CDS encoding TfoX/Sxy family protein, which translates to MAIDEDLNDRLRGLLGSRSGLAEKKMMGGLCFLLNGHMIGGADRTKDGERRFIFRVGKDNHDKASALPGAVPMVQGGRTMSGLFFVGEDEAPDDVLQSWLDLAVENALSLPPK; encoded by the coding sequence ATGGCCATCGATGAAGACCTGAACGACCGGCTGCGCGGGCTTCTCGGAAGCCGGTCCGGACTGGCTGAAAAGAAGATGATGGGAGGCCTCTGTTTTCTCCTGAACGGCCATATGATCGGTGGAGCCGATCGAACGAAAGACGGCGAGCGGCGGTTCATTTTCCGGGTGGGCAAGGACAATCATGACAAGGCCAGCGCGTTGCCGGGCGCCGTGCCCATGGTCCAGGGCGGTCGGACCATGAGCGGGCTGTTTTTTGTCGGTGAGGATGAGGCCCCCGACGACGTTCTTCAAAGCTGGCTGGATCTTGCCGTGGAAAACGCTCTCTCACTACCGCCGAAATAG
- a CDS encoding DUF4384 domain-containing protein has product MVFSLLEAGMCRAGLARLAGALAATAFICTLPYASPAEGQSFDPSALTGLYGDTSIDPALLKSVGRAEVTRAYIPDAIDLSPLMPPPLLQIHGSCVSYAVGYAMRGYYAALENNVSPGTRAYTPSPAYLHSQIRDKDESCEAAGSHAYYAMSYFKGRGAPDLNAIPDIAMCSERVERPTSPPDRFKIRDFEFIYVLERDERPVSNRDLDAIKQQLAAGHPVAAGYRMVDVVPSSRTPDGSVLQYLKAGEIYQGSLGPNAGLGGGHQMVLVGYDERRQAFLVQNSWGPYWAGDGYGWISYDATKADLRNASVMRTFVKPPKPVPGLDRFDHGNQVAFQGDDCSNLYVTEDAPGGMPLLGGFVSSQETLKKLRAEFPPEQIQKIAVRPWPVCEVLKTLDRPLAEPSRPSIRLLGGRSDLAYGDSLAFEVTAPDFASFLYIVYLQADGTVVNLLPRRGPVREQVRFGETFLYGDGRQGRQKYTVSPPAGSEAIVVIAAHSPIDQLEALEASGGGQFSMPVSAEGQSGLADDRFFLTALRAGLAERPDETRLPREITAAVLHLTIRGE; this is encoded by the coding sequence ATGGTTTTCAGTCTCCTGGAGGCTGGCATGTGTCGGGCGGGTTTGGCTCGGCTGGCCGGAGCCCTGGCCGCCACGGCCTTCATTTGCACGCTGCCATACGCCAGTCCTGCCGAAGGGCAGTCCTTCGATCCAAGCGCGCTCACCGGTCTCTACGGCGATACATCCATTGACCCGGCCCTTTTGAAGTCTGTCGGCCGGGCGGAGGTCACTCGAGCCTATATCCCGGATGCGATCGACCTGTCGCCGCTGATGCCGCCCCCGCTGCTACAGATCCATGGCAGTTGCGTCTCCTATGCGGTCGGCTATGCCATGCGTGGTTACTACGCGGCTTTGGAAAACAACGTCTCGCCGGGCACCAGGGCCTATACACCGAGCCCTGCCTATCTGCATTCCCAGATCCGGGACAAGGATGAAAGCTGCGAGGCCGCCGGCAGCCACGCCTATTACGCCATGTCCTATTTCAAGGGACGGGGCGCGCCGGACCTGAATGCGATTCCGGACATTGCCATGTGCTCGGAGCGGGTGGAGCGGCCGACGTCACCGCCGGACCGGTTCAAGATACGCGACTTTGAATTCATCTATGTGCTGGAGCGCGACGAACGTCCCGTCAGCAACCGGGATCTGGATGCGATCAAGCAGCAGCTCGCCGCCGGACACCCCGTTGCAGCGGGATATCGCATGGTCGATGTCGTGCCGTCGTCCCGAACGCCCGACGGCTCCGTGCTGCAATATCTGAAGGCGGGCGAGATCTATCAGGGTTCGCTCGGTCCCAATGCCGGCCTGGGGGGCGGTCACCAGATGGTGCTGGTCGGCTACGACGAACGGCGCCAGGCTTTCCTGGTTCAGAATTCCTGGGGCCCATATTGGGCGGGCGACGGTTATGGCTGGATCAGTTACGACGCCACCAAGGCTGATCTGCGGAATGCCTCGGTGATGCGCACCTTTGTAAAGCCCCCCAAACCGGTTCCCGGCCTCGACCGCTTCGACCATGGCAACCAGGTGGCTTTCCAGGGGGACGATTGCAGCAATCTTTATGTCACGGAGGATGCGCCCGGTGGCATGCCGCTGCTGGGCGGGTTCGTCAGCTCACAGGAGACGCTGAAGAAACTGCGCGCGGAGTTCCCGCCGGAACAAATTCAGAAGATTGCGGTGCGCCCCTGGCCGGTCTGCGAGGTGCTGAAGACACTGGACCGCCCGCTGGCCGAGCCATCGCGTCCGTCGATCCGGCTGCTGGGTGGCCGGTCCGATCTGGCCTATGGGGACAGTCTTGCCTTCGAGGTCACGGCGCCGGACTTCGCTTCCTTTCTCTACATCGTTTACCTGCAGGCCGATGGTACTGTGGTCAATCTGCTGCCCCGGCGCGGACCGGTCCGCGAGCAGGTCCGGTTTGGCGAAACCTTCCTCTATGGCGATGGCCGCCAGGGACGCCAGAAATACACCGTGTCACCGCCTGCCGGATCCGAGGCGATCGTGGTGATCGCGGCGCACAGCCCGATTGACCAGCTGGAGGCACTTGAGGCCAGCGGTGGCGGTCAGTTTTCTATGCCTGTCAGCGCGGAAGGCCAATCGGGTCTGGCGGATGACCGGTTCTTCCTGACGGCCTTGCGGGCGGGGCTGGCGGAGCGTCCGGATGAAACCCGTCTGCCGCGCGAGATCACGGCCGCCGTGCTGCATCTGACAATCCGGGGCGAGTGA
- the pcp gene encoding pyroglutamyl-peptidase I: MKTILLTGFEAFGTTPVNPAEQVARHLDGETLAGARIVSRIIPNTFFVCIDAVKQALTETNADAVVMMGEFGGRATITVERIALNFNDSTRYGLKDNAGVALQGNLTAPDGPLAYQSTLPVRAMVKAMRMGGIPADISDAAGTFCCNHLFYGILHHLAITDQSIPAGWVHLPHLPEVAALEHNLGAPSMSVETAAQGLRLALAALVSHPQDIEEPVSGRLQV, from the coding sequence ATGAAGACCATCCTCCTGACCGGCTTCGAAGCCTTCGGCACGACGCCGGTCAACCCCGCCGAACAGGTTGCCAGACATCTCGATGGCGAAACCCTCGCGGGGGCAAGAATTGTCTCCCGGATCATTCCGAACACTTTCTTTGTCTGCATCGATGCGGTCAAACAGGCGCTGACGGAAACGAACGCCGACGCCGTGGTGATGATGGGCGAATTCGGCGGCCGGGCGACCATCACGGTTGAACGCATCGCCCTCAATTTCAACGACAGCACCCGCTACGGGCTGAAGGACAATGCAGGCGTTGCGCTGCAGGGAAACTTGACCGCACCGGATGGCCCGCTCGCTTATCAGAGCACGCTACCGGTCCGAGCCATGGTCAAGGCCATGCGAATGGGCGGCATTCCGGCAGACATTTCGGATGCGGCTGGTACCTTCTGCTGCAACCACCTTTTCTATGGCATCCTGCATCACCTGGCGATCACCGATCAGTCGATCCCCGCTGGTTGGGTGCACCTCCCGCATCTGCCGGAAGTCGCCGCCCTGGAACACAATCTCGGCGCCCCGAGCATGTCCGTTGAAACAGCTGCACAGGGATTGCGCCTGGCCCTCGCCGCGTTGGTGAGCCACCCGCAGGATATCGAGGAACCTGTTTCAGGACGATTGCAGGTCTAG
- the pth gene encoding aminoacyl-tRNA hydrolase: protein MKLIVGLGNPGAKYAGNRHNIGFMAVDEIHRRHSGFQPWRARFQGQVSEGRLGSEKVLLLKPNTYMNESGRAVGEAMRFFKLEPEDIVVLYDELDLPPAKFRMKKGGGHGGHNGLRSITAHIGADYRRLRLGIGHPGDKKLVSNYVLGDFAKADRDWLEPLLTEIADQADLLAEGKDSQFANKLTLALEPEKAQRKPKASAEAKKPAGQKPVPSKGQSHIRQARQAKPVNVPKSGPMADMLKKLLGGKD, encoded by the coding sequence ATGAAACTGATTGTCGGCCTCGGCAACCCGGGCGCGAAATACGCCGGCAACCGGCACAATATCGGCTTCATGGCGGTCGACGAGATCCATCGGCGCCACTCCGGCTTTCAGCCCTGGCGCGCGCGATTCCAGGGCCAGGTCTCCGAGGGACGCCTGGGCTCGGAGAAAGTCCTGCTGCTCAAGCCAAACACCTACATGAACGAATCCGGCCGCGCCGTCGGAGAAGCCATGCGCTTTTTCAAGCTGGAACCGGAGGACATCGTCGTCCTCTACGACGAGTTGGACCTGCCACCGGCCAAGTTCCGCATGAAGAAGGGTGGTGGCCATGGCGGGCACAACGGCCTTCGCTCCATCACCGCTCATATCGGCGCGGACTACCGTCGCCTGCGTCTCGGCATCGGCCATCCCGGGGACAAGAAACTTGTCTCCAACTATGTTCTGGGTGACTTTGCCAAGGCCGACCGTGACTGGCTAGAGCCGCTCCTGACCGAGATCGCCGATCAGGCCGATCTGCTGGCCGAAGGCAAGGACAGCCAGTTTGCCAACAAGCTGACGCTGGCACTCGAACCGGAAAAGGCGCAGCGCAAGCCGAAGGCTTCTGCGGAAGCAAAAAAGCCTGCCGGACAGAAACCCGTCCCCTCAAAGGGTCAAAGCCACATCCGCCAGGCCCGTCAGGCAAAGCCGGTCAACGTGCCGAAATCCGGCCCGATGGCGGATATGCTGAAAAAGCTGCTCGGCGGCAAGGACTGA
- the ychF gene encoding redox-regulated ATPase YchF: protein MGFQCGIVGLPNVGKSTLFNALTKTAAAQAANYPFCTIEPNTGEVAVPDPRLYAIRDIAESKEVIPTRITFVDIAGLVRGASKGEGLGNQFLANIREVDAIAHVLRCFEDDDITHVDGAIDPLADAETVETELMVADMESLERRIAPLKKKATGGDKEAKVVLPIMEAALALLQDGKPARVLEVADAEEARLLKGLNLLTSKPVLYVCNVDEASASEGNALSAKVAEKAKEEGAVAVVISAAIEAEISQLDKEEQDEFLETIGLEEPGLDRMIRAGYDLLGLITYFTAGPKETRAWTITEGTKAPGAAGVIHTDFERGFIRAQTIAYDDYVGLGGESAAKEAGKARDEGKEYIVKDGDVLLFKFNT from the coding sequence ATGGGTTTCCAGTGCGGCATTGTCGGACTGCCGAATGTCGGCAAGTCCACGCTCTTCAACGCGCTTACCAAGACCGCAGCCGCCCAGGCTGCCAACTACCCGTTCTGCACCATTGAACCGAATACCGGTGAAGTGGCCGTGCCGGATCCGCGCCTTTACGCCATTCGCGACATTGCCGAATCCAAGGAAGTCATTCCGACCCGGATCACCTTTGTCGACATTGCCGGTCTGGTGCGCGGTGCCTCCAAGGGCGAAGGCCTCGGCAACCAGTTCCTGGCCAACATCCGGGAAGTTGACGCGATTGCCCATGTGCTGCGCTGCTTCGAGGATGACGACATCACCCATGTGGACGGTGCCATCGATCCGCTGGCCGATGCAGAGACGGTGGAAACCGAGCTTATGGTCGCCGATATGGAAAGCCTTGAGCGCCGCATTGCGCCCTTGAAGAAAAAGGCAACCGGCGGCGACAAGGAAGCCAAGGTGGTTCTTCCGATCATGGAAGCGGCCCTCGCCCTGCTGCAGGACGGCAAGCCTGCCCGTGTGCTTGAGGTTGCCGATGCCGAGGAAGCCAGGCTGCTCAAGGGCCTCAATCTCCTGACGTCCAAACCCGTGCTTTATGTCTGCAACGTCGACGAGGCATCAGCTTCAGAGGGCAATGCCCTGTCTGCGAAAGTTGCCGAGAAAGCCAAGGAAGAAGGCGCTGTCGCGGTCGTGATATCCGCTGCCATCGAAGCCGAAATCTCGCAGCTCGACAAGGAAGAACAGGACGAGTTCCTGGAAACCATCGGCCTTGAGGAGCCGGGCCTCGACCGCATGATCCGCGCCGGCTACGACCTTCTGGGCCTGATCACCTATTTCACGGCCGGCCCGAAGGAAACCCGCGCCTGGACCATCACAGAAGGCACCAAGGCCCCGGGCGCCGCCGGTGTCATCCACACCGATTTCGAACGCGGCTTCATTCGCGCGCAGACAATTGCCTATGACGACTATGTCGGTCTCGGCGGAGAAAGTGCAGCCAAGGAAGCCGGCAAGGCGCGCGACGAAGGCAAGGAATACATCGTCAAGGACGGCGATGTCCTGCTCTTCAAGTTCAACACGTAA
- a CDS encoding OmpA family protein, translating to MRIISNVLDRLLTAGVALALLSGLFSSAVSAQNVTSEDIIRALLPNGGAAKVRSFRKAEPHPLRGISIEGQLPPEADLPRINLTVNFEFDSASLTNDGILTLQALGQALRDPRLRNMRFQIAGHTDLRGTAAYNLDLSNRRAFMVAEFLAAFYSIPRERLVPVGYGESRPVDPANPESGRNRRVEIINVQPLS from the coding sequence ATGAGGATCATTTCGAACGTCCTGGACAGATTGCTGACCGCGGGTGTTGCGCTGGCTTTGCTGAGCGGACTGTTTTCGTCTGCCGTTTCGGCTCAAAACGTGACCAGTGAAGACATTATCCGGGCGCTCTTGCCGAATGGCGGAGCGGCCAAGGTGCGCTCCTTCCGCAAGGCAGAGCCGCATCCCCTTCGCGGGATCAGCATCGAGGGCCAGTTGCCACCGGAAGCGGATCTGCCGCGCATCAACCTGACGGTCAATTTCGAATTCGACAGTGCGTCGCTGACCAATGACGGCATTCTGACCTTGCAGGCACTGGGGCAAGCTCTGCGCGATCCGAGGCTGCGCAACATGCGCTTCCAGATCGCCGGGCACACGGATCTCAGAGGCACCGCGGCCTATAACCTGGACCTGTCCAACCGCAGGGCGTTCATGGTTGCCGAGTTCCTCGCTGCTTTCTACAGCATTCCGCGGGAACGGCTGGTGCCGGTCGGCTATGGCGAAAGCCGGCCCGTTGATCCGGCCAATCCGGAAAGTGGCCGGAACCGGCGGGTCGAGATCATCAACGTGCAGCCGTTGTCCTGA